From Micromonospora echinospora, one genomic window encodes:
- a CDS encoding alkaline phosphatase PhoX has product MSDVNRRGLLRGAAAVAGGAVLGGPFLGFAARDAAGAAGRRPRPRPALEPVPDLRDGKVRLWLPDGFRYRSFHDTEFPVTLDDGTALPGRHDGMGAFPGPGGTVRLVRNHEIGGPVPAFGDPAEAYDPMAPGGTTTVEVTRFGEVRRSWTSLNGTMMNCSGGRMPWGSWITCEETVNGPDVGPDYTGAPNVSLTKRHGFVFEVPADGRGDRQPVTAAGRFCHESVAYDPRGGHLYLTEDNFGYASGFYRYTPPKDPMRIGRLADGGRLQMLAVRGRPNRNLAAAQRRHATYPVEWVDVDDPAPSFPYTPGQPAPTSNDTALTHVARQGWAQGAAYFSRLEGAVYDDGIVYFTATQGGGPAETSVGPVADGYGNGHGQVWAYDCRAQVLRLVYESPGPDVLDFPDNVTTSPRGTLVVCEDNTSDNFIRGLTPRGELFDIALNRLTSSTGADRSNDEFAGSTFSPDGHTLFVNIQASRGMTFAIWGDWARIGV; this is encoded by the coding sequence ATGTCCGACGTGAACCGGCGTGGCCTGCTACGCGGTGCGGCCGCAGTGGCCGGCGGCGCGGTCCTCGGTGGTCCGTTCCTCGGTTTCGCGGCCCGTGACGCCGCCGGTGCGGCCGGCCGCCGGCCCCGCCCCCGGCCGGCCCTGGAACCGGTGCCGGACCTGCGGGACGGCAAGGTGCGTCTCTGGCTGCCCGACGGGTTCCGGTACCGGTCCTTCCACGACACCGAGTTCCCGGTGACCCTCGACGACGGCACCGCCCTGCCCGGCCGGCACGACGGCATGGGCGCCTTCCCGGGGCCCGGCGGCACCGTGCGGCTGGTCCGCAACCACGAGATCGGTGGACCCGTCCCGGCCTTCGGTGACCCCGCCGAGGCGTACGACCCGATGGCCCCGGGCGGCACCACCACCGTCGAGGTGACCCGGTTCGGTGAGGTCCGCCGCTCCTGGACCAGCCTGAACGGCACCATGATGAACTGCTCCGGCGGGCGGATGCCGTGGGGCAGCTGGATCACCTGCGAGGAGACCGTCAACGGGCCGGACGTCGGTCCCGACTACACGGGCGCGCCGAACGTGTCGCTGACCAAGCGGCACGGGTTCGTCTTCGAGGTTCCCGCCGACGGGCGGGGCGACCGGCAGCCGGTCACCGCCGCCGGCCGGTTCTGCCACGAGTCGGTGGCGTACGACCCGCGCGGCGGGCACCTCTACCTGACCGAGGACAACTTCGGCTACGCGTCCGGCTTCTACCGGTACACCCCGCCGAAGGACCCGATGCGGATCGGCCGGCTGGCCGACGGGGGCCGGTTGCAGATGCTGGCGGTGCGCGGGCGACCCAACCGGAACCTGGCCGCCGCGCAGCGGCGGCACGCGACCTACCCGGTGGAGTGGGTCGACGTCGACGACCCGGCGCCGTCGTTCCCGTACACGCCGGGGCAGCCCGCCCCGACCAGCAACGACACCGCGCTGACCCATGTCGCGCGGCAGGGCTGGGCGCAGGGCGCGGCGTACTTCTCCCGGCTGGAGGGGGCGGTGTACGACGACGGGATCGTCTACTTCACCGCCACCCAGGGCGGCGGGCCGGCGGAGACTTCCGTCGGGCCGGTCGCCGACGGCTACGGCAACGGGCACGGCCAGGTGTGGGCGTACGACTGCCGGGCGCAGGTGCTGCGCCTGGTGTACGAGTCGCCCGGCCCGGACGTGCTGGACTTCCCGGACAACGTGACCACCAGCCCGCGCGGCACGCTGGTGGTGTGCGAGGACAACACGTCGGACAACTTCATCCGGGGGCTGACCCCGCGCGGGGAACTGTTCGACATCGCGCTGAACCGGCTGACCAGCAGCACCGGCGCGGACCGTTCCAACGATGAGTTCGCCGGGTCGACGTTCAGTCCGGACGGGCACACCCTGTTCGTCAACATCCAGGCCAGCCGGGGGATGACCTTCGCGATCTGGGGTGACTGGGCTCGGATCGGGGTCTGA
- a CDS encoding serine hydrolase: MTWDDLDARLAGVPGTVSVYAGRLDAAPTWTHAEHTPHYAASTMKVAVLAALYRAAEAGALDPDTPVPVHNDFPSAHPDGPRFSLTPHYDNDNAVWDRLDRTATLRWLAERMIVRSSNLATNILLGHVGLPAVAEVWALAGARHSVTGRGIEDYTARAAGITNLVTAADLAALLGALATGATRPGPIATPANCATMLDVLRAQEFREDLPAGLPAGVPIAHKNGWVTGVRHGVGVVLPHDAPPYVLAVCTTTDLTDPDACRLLADVSVRVWAARHDLRPAP; encoded by the coding sequence ATGACCTGGGACGACCTCGACGCCCGTCTGGCCGGTGTGCCCGGCACCGTCTCGGTGTACGCCGGCCGCCTCGACGCCGCCCCCACCTGGACCCACGCCGAACACACCCCGCACTACGCGGCCAGCACCATGAAGGTCGCCGTGCTCGCCGCCCTCTACCGGGCCGCCGAAGCCGGCGCCCTCGACCCGGACACCCCGGTGCCGGTGCACAACGACTTCCCGTCCGCCCACCCCGACGGGCCGCGGTTCTCCCTGACCCCCCACTACGACAACGACAACGCCGTCTGGGACCGCCTCGACCGCACCGCCACGCTGCGCTGGCTCGCCGAACGCATGATCGTCCGCTCCAGCAACCTCGCCACCAACATCCTCCTCGGCCACGTCGGCCTCCCCGCCGTCGCCGAGGTCTGGGCCCTCGCCGGGGCCCGGCACAGCGTCACCGGGCGGGGCATCGAGGACTACACCGCCCGCGCCGCCGGCATCACCAACCTGGTCACCGCCGCCGACCTCGCCGCCCTGCTCGGCGCGCTCGCCACCGGCGCCACCCGCCCCGGCCCCATCGCCACCCCGGCCAACTGCGCCACCATGCTCGACGTGCTCCGCGCCCAGGAGTTCCGCGAGGACCTTCCCGCCGGGCTCCCCGCCGGGGTGCCCATCGCCCACAAGAACGGCTGGGTCACCGGCGTCCGGCACGGCGTCGGCGTGGTCCTCCCCCACGACGCGCCCCCGTACGTGCTCGCCGTCTGCACCACCACCGACCTCACCGACCCCGACGCGTGCCGGCTCCTCGCCGACGTCTCCGTCCGGGTCTGGGCCGCCCGCCACGACCTGCGCCCCGCCCCCTGA
- a CDS encoding antibiotic biosynthesis monooxygenase family protein gives MVLEVALIDVLPGHEDAFAAAYAQGHPILAGTPGCRSVRMTRGIESPSRFVLLVEWDSVEAHEREFRGTERFERWRALIGPHFAGPPRVEHFVDVPA, from the coding sequence ATGGTGCTTGAGGTCGCGCTCATCGACGTACTGCCCGGACACGAGGACGCGTTCGCCGCCGCGTACGCCCAGGGTCACCCGATCCTCGCCGGCACCCCCGGCTGCCGTTCGGTGCGGATGACCCGGGGGATCGAGTCCCCGTCACGGTTCGTGCTGCTCGTCGAGTGGGACTCCGTCGAGGCCCACGAACGCGAGTTCCGGGGCACCGAGCGGTTCGAGCGGTGGCGGGCCCTGATCGGGCCGCACTTCGCCGGCCCGCCCCGGGTCGAGCACTTCGTCGACGTGCCGGCTTGA
- a CDS encoding tyrosine-protein phosphatase, with protein sequence MRVRDWELVGAPNARDLGGLVGADGRRVRAGQLIRTPALGRLTDEDLPVLAKLAPACVVDLRYAAEIAEAPPDRLPGEPRVAHLPVHDPAHPVFTYVSALLLGHDLDAYGGLAEQGTPAAMAAIYRWFVTGESARRGFAAALRLAADPANLPLVFHCSAGKDRTGWLAVVLLTVLGVDEAAIREDYLRHNELTVSLREVLLEAMRRRRPGLDADAVRPVLEVRPEYLDAAYDEVTRVHGSFGVYLRDGLGATDELVSAVRANLLE encoded by the coding sequence ATGAGGGTGCGGGACTGGGAACTGGTGGGCGCGCCGAACGCGCGGGACCTGGGTGGCCTGGTGGGCGCGGACGGGCGGCGGGTGCGGGCGGGTCAGCTGATCCGTACCCCGGCGTTGGGACGGCTGACCGACGAGGACCTGCCGGTGCTGGCGAAGCTCGCCCCGGCGTGTGTGGTCGACCTGCGGTACGCCGCGGAGATCGCGGAGGCCCCGCCGGACCGGCTGCCCGGTGAGCCGAGGGTGGCGCACCTGCCGGTGCACGACCCGGCGCACCCGGTCTTCACCTACGTCTCGGCGTTGTTGCTCGGGCACGACCTGGACGCGTACGGGGGGTTGGCGGAGCAGGGCACCCCGGCGGCGATGGCGGCGATCTACCGGTGGTTCGTGACGGGGGAGTCGGCACGGCGTGGGTTCGCGGCGGCGCTGCGGCTGGCGGCCGACCCGGCGAACCTGCCCCTGGTGTTCCACTGCTCGGCGGGCAAGGACCGGACGGGCTGGTTGGCGGTGGTGCTGTTGACCGTGCTGGGGGTGGACGAGGCGGCGATCCGGGAGGACTACCTGCGGCACAACGAGTTGACGGTGAGCCTGCGGGAGGTGCTGCTGGAGGCGATGCGGCGGCGTCGGCCGGGGCTGGACGCCGACGCGGTACGCCCGGTGCTGGAGGTGCGCCCGGAGTACCTGGACGCCGCCTACGACGAGGTGACGCGGGTGCACGGGTCGTTCGGGGTGTATCTCCGCGACGGCCTGGGGGCGACCGACGAGCTGGTCAGCGCGGTGCGGGCGAACCTGCTGGAGTGA
- a CDS encoding lysoplasmalogenase, producing MRHHRLPLLVFAVLTAANLTAVATDHRLGVLLTKPLLIPALAAYLWLVAAAHGRRPDRLLLAALAFSTGGDIALLVDSTTAFLTGMALFLGAHLCYITAFTRHGAARALRRPPLVAVGIGYAVATTAALAWMWPGLTDAGLALPIAGYAVALATMATTAAAHGPRVALGGALFLLSDLIIATGLADVGHLPGHGVWVMSTYCLGQALIVTGLVARLTPAGSPAPR from the coding sequence ATGCGCCACCACCGGCTGCCGCTGCTCGTCTTCGCCGTTCTGACGGCGGCGAACCTCACCGCCGTCGCCACCGACCACCGCCTCGGCGTCCTGCTCACCAAACCACTGCTGATCCCGGCGCTCGCCGCGTACCTCTGGCTGGTCGCCGCCGCCCACGGCCGGCGACCGGACCGGCTGCTCCTCGCCGCGCTCGCCTTCTCCACCGGCGGCGACATCGCGCTGCTCGTCGACAGCACCACCGCGTTCCTCACCGGCATGGCGCTCTTCCTCGGCGCGCACCTCTGCTACATCACCGCGTTCACCCGCCACGGCGCCGCCCGGGCCCTGCGCCGCCCACCGCTGGTCGCCGTCGGAATCGGGTACGCCGTCGCCACCACCGCCGCCCTGGCCTGGATGTGGCCCGGCCTCACCGACGCCGGACTGGCCCTGCCCATCGCCGGCTACGCCGTCGCGCTGGCCACCATGGCCACCACCGCCGCCGCACACGGCCCCCGCGTCGCCCTCGGCGGCGCGCTCTTCCTCCTGTCCGACCTGATCATCGCCACCGGCCTGGCCGACGTCGGCCACCTGCCCGGCCACGGGGTGTGGGTGATGAGCACCTACTGCCTCGGTCAGGCGCTCATCGTCACCGGCCTCGTCGCCCGGCTCACTCCAGCAGGTTCGCCCGCACCGCGCTGA
- a CDS encoding lytic transglycosylase domain-containing protein — protein MRVLTGRIGAAVLVGVLLATPLTGCGGQPDAATGSAAGTAEVPVDPPVAESSTPDASPSAVESMGRVPSATPSRSGTPSPTAKPTPKRTAGPRATPKPPTETKVPPPPPKPAASGCQPSYSGSQASRAQVKAALTDAAARTYWPTSAPDIRIPANLLKATAWQESGWQSNIVACDGGIGLMQVMPDTAAWMNQRFGQSYDVRDHRDNAYLGGTYLAWLTKYIGDMYFDADYRLDADLCTAELDSCLLNAVIAAYNYGHHAVAREGEPLTVPNPRYVRNVRALMTECVCLDY, from the coding sequence ATGCGCGTGCTCACGGGGCGGATCGGTGCGGCGGTGCTCGTCGGGGTGCTCCTGGCCACCCCGCTGACCGGCTGCGGTGGCCAGCCCGACGCCGCCACCGGGTCGGCTGCCGGCACCGCCGAGGTGCCGGTGGACCCGCCCGTCGCCGAGTCGTCCACACCGGACGCGTCGCCGTCGGCCGTCGAGTCGATGGGGCGGGTCCCGTCGGCCACGCCGAGCCGCTCCGGGACGCCGTCGCCGACGGCGAAACCCACCCCGAAACGCACCGCCGGGCCACGGGCCACGCCGAAGCCGCCGACCGAGACGAAGGTGCCGCCCCCACCGCCGAAGCCCGCCGCGAGCGGCTGCCAGCCGTCCTACTCGGGCAGCCAGGCCAGCCGGGCGCAGGTCAAGGCGGCGCTGACCGACGCGGCGGCGCGGACGTACTGGCCGACGTCGGCGCCGGACATCCGGATCCCGGCGAACCTGCTGAAGGCGACCGCCTGGCAGGAGAGCGGCTGGCAGTCGAACATCGTCGCCTGCGACGGCGGAATCGGGCTGATGCAGGTCATGCCGGACACCGCAGCTTGGATGAACCAGCGCTTCGGTCAGTCGTACGACGTGCGCGACCACCGGGACAACGCCTACCTGGGCGGCACGTACCTGGCCTGGTTGACGAAGTACATCGGTGACATGTATTTCGACGCCGACTACCGGCTGGACGCCGACCTGTGCACCGCCGAGCTGGACTCCTGCCTGCTCAACGCGGTCATCGCCGCGTACAACTACGGCCACCACGCGGTCGCCCGGGAGGGGGAGCCGCTGACCGTGCCCAACCCCCGGTACGTGCGCAACGTGCGGGCCCTGATGACCGAGTGCGTCTGCCTGGACTACTGA
- a CDS encoding C40 family peptidase, translated as MELRAGQRAVVQVAVATLWSCPEAVRPIDAPALGTHVDTGAWIAGMDTDQQVGDCVLSQLLLGEEVLVTEVGPPGWVRVVAVEQAAADLDPRGYPGWLPTSQLTAAPSVPPVPTGPPVVGPPAPTGALVVDATVTALYATPHGDVRIPGVALGTRLTPAGPAVDGWRPVHAPGHREPLWLPDRHTVPLPTRPPAPDEALAVAERLLDVVYIWGGTSPAGIDCSGLVHLAWRRFGVWLPRDAGDQAAATTPVELGTERPGDLYFFARPGRGIHHVGIVSALPRPGDDRRMLHACYQRRRVLEERLPDDRTATLVGVHRV; from the coding sequence GTGGAACTGCGAGCCGGCCAGCGGGCCGTCGTCCAGGTCGCCGTGGCGACCCTCTGGAGCTGCCCCGAGGCGGTCCGCCCGATCGACGCCCCCGCGCTCGGGACACACGTCGACACCGGCGCCTGGATCGCCGGCATGGACACCGACCAGCAGGTCGGCGACTGCGTCCTGAGCCAACTCCTGCTCGGCGAGGAGGTGCTGGTTACCGAGGTGGGCCCGCCCGGCTGGGTGCGGGTCGTCGCCGTCGAACAGGCTGCCGCCGACCTCGACCCACGCGGCTACCCCGGTTGGCTGCCCACGAGCCAGCTCACCGCCGCGCCCAGCGTTCCACCGGTCCCCACCGGCCCGCCGGTCGTCGGGCCACCGGCCCCCACCGGCGCGCTGGTCGTCGACGCCACCGTCACCGCCCTGTACGCCACCCCCCACGGCGACGTCCGCATCCCCGGCGTCGCCCTCGGCACCCGGCTGACCCCCGCCGGGCCGGCCGTCGACGGCTGGCGACCGGTACACGCCCCCGGCCACCGCGAACCGCTCTGGCTCCCCGACCGGCACACCGTGCCCCTGCCGACCCGCCCCCCGGCCCCCGACGAGGCGCTCGCCGTCGCCGAACGGCTCCTCGACGTCGTCTACATCTGGGGCGGCACGTCCCCCGCCGGGATCGACTGCTCCGGCCTGGTACACCTTGCCTGGCGACGCTTCGGCGTGTGGCTGCCCCGCGACGCCGGGGACCAGGCCGCCGCGACCACCCCCGTGGAACTCGGCACCGAACGCCCCGGCGACCTGTACTTCTTCGCCCGGCCCGGCCGCGGCATCCACCACGTCGGCATCGTCAGCGCCCTCCCGCGCCCCGGCGACGACCGCCGCATGCTGCACGCCTGCTACCAGCGCCGCCGGGTGCTGGAGGAACGCCTTCCCGACGACCGCACCGCCACCCTGGTCGGCGTCCACCGCGTCTGA
- a CDS encoding mandelate racemase/muconate lactonizing enzyme family protein — protein sequence MTIAAVRTHRLSAPLHTPFVTALRRTTTVETLVVEIVDDEGRSGFGEAPQVWQVTGASIDGSRACVHEILGPLIAGRDADDLNARCAEIQRAVAGNEAAKAAVDTALHDLAARRLGVPLVRLLGGTSRRVPTDVTVSAGDAVDLAATARQRTADGFTVLKLKVGTDAAGDLDRVRAVRAAVGPGVRIRLDANQGWTPREAVRVIRGIEDAGLDVELVEQPVAGWDLDGLAWVSDRVDVPILADESVFGPRDLVEVIRRRAADLVNVKLAKAGGLRPARTLLELAAAHGVGTLVGSMMESQIGVGAAASLVAAYGTTVVADLDAAWWLAWSPVRGGLRYDGATVVLPDAPGLGVKAIDEAKIQQHG from the coding sequence ATGACGATCGCCGCGGTACGCACCCACCGGCTTTCCGCCCCCTTACACACCCCCTTCGTCACCGCCCTGCGCCGCACCACCACCGTCGAGACCCTCGTGGTCGAGATCGTCGACGACGAGGGGCGCTCCGGGTTCGGCGAGGCCCCGCAGGTGTGGCAGGTCACCGGCGCCTCCATCGACGGCTCCCGCGCCTGCGTCCACGAGATTCTCGGACCCCTGATCGCCGGGCGGGACGCCGACGACCTCAACGCCCGCTGCGCCGAGATCCAACGCGCCGTCGCCGGCAACGAGGCGGCCAAGGCCGCCGTCGACACCGCCCTGCACGACCTCGCCGCCCGCCGCCTCGGCGTACCCCTGGTGCGGTTGCTCGGCGGCACCAGCCGGCGCGTGCCCACCGACGTCACGGTCTCCGCCGGGGACGCGGTCGACCTGGCCGCCACCGCCCGGCAGCGCACGGCCGACGGCTTCACCGTGCTCAAGCTCAAGGTGGGCACCGACGCTGCCGGCGACCTGGACCGGGTCCGCGCCGTCCGCGCGGCGGTGGGTCCCGGGGTGCGGATCCGCCTCGACGCCAACCAGGGCTGGACCCCCCGGGAGGCGGTCCGGGTCATCCGCGGCATCGAGGACGCCGGCCTCGACGTCGAACTGGTCGAACAGCCCGTCGCCGGATGGGACCTGGACGGACTGGCCTGGGTCAGCGACCGGGTGGACGTGCCGATCCTCGCCGACGAGTCCGTCTTCGGGCCCCGCGACCTGGTCGAGGTGATCCGCCGCCGCGCCGCCGACCTGGTCAACGTCAAACTCGCCAAGGCCGGCGGGCTCCGGCCGGCCCGTACCCTGCTCGAGCTGGCCGCCGCGCACGGTGTGGGCACCCTCGTCGGGTCGATGATGGAGAGCCAGATCGGCGTCGGCGCCGCCGCCAGCCTGGTCGCCGCGTACGGCACCACCGTCGTGGCCGACCTCGACGCCGCCTGGTGGCTGGCCTGGTCGCCGGTGCGTGGCGGTCTGCGGTACGACGGCGCCACCGTGGTGCTCCCCGACGCCCCCGGCCTCGGCGTGAAAGCCATCGATGAAGCAAAGATTCAGCAGCATGGTTGA
- a CDS encoding TerC family protein gives MNVSGLVWAVTLIALTAILVFDLLVIGRRPHEPSVRESSLWVGFYVGLALLFGVGLWFFGGGKVAGEFYTGWLTEYSLSVDNLFVFVIIMARFAVPRQYQQKVLLIGIVLALIMRGAFIAAGAALISQFTWVFYIFGAFLIYTAINLARQGEPDEDEFTENVLIRWSRRALPISQGYDGAKMTTREYGKRLFTPMLIVMIAIGTTDLIFALDSIPAIFGITQEPYLVFTANVFALMGLRQLYFLLGGLLNRLIYLSTGLAVVLGFIGVKLMLEALAENNLPFLNGGEHVGWAPHIPIWLSLTVILGTLAVATVASLVKSSRDRRRELLAVKH, from the coding sequence GTGAACGTGTCCGGACTGGTCTGGGCCGTGACCCTGATCGCGTTGACCGCGATCCTGGTCTTCGACCTCTTGGTTATCGGCCGTCGCCCCCATGAACCCAGTGTCCGCGAGTCCAGCCTCTGGGTGGGATTCTACGTCGGCTTGGCCCTGCTCTTCGGCGTCGGTCTGTGGTTCTTCGGCGGCGGCAAGGTCGCCGGCGAGTTCTACACCGGCTGGCTCACCGAGTACAGCCTCTCGGTGGACAATCTCTTCGTCTTCGTGATCATCATGGCCCGGTTCGCGGTGCCCCGGCAGTACCAGCAGAAGGTGCTGTTGATCGGCATCGTGCTGGCACTGATCATGCGAGGCGCGTTCATCGCGGCCGGCGCGGCGTTGATCTCGCAGTTCACCTGGGTCTTCTACATCTTCGGCGCGTTCCTCATCTACACCGCGATCAACCTCGCCCGACAGGGTGAGCCCGACGAGGACGAGTTCACCGAGAACGTGCTGATCCGGTGGAGCCGGCGAGCGCTGCCCATCTCCCAGGGCTACGACGGCGCGAAGATGACCACGCGGGAGTACGGCAAGCGGCTCTTCACTCCGATGCTGATCGTCATGATCGCGATCGGCACCACCGACCTGATCTTCGCGCTGGACTCGATTCCGGCCATCTTCGGCATAACCCAGGAGCCGTACCTCGTCTTCACCGCGAACGTCTTCGCGTTGATGGGGCTCCGGCAGCTCTACTTCCTCCTCGGTGGCCTGCTCAACCGCCTGATCTACCTGAGCACCGGCCTGGCCGTGGTGCTCGGCTTCATCGGCGTCAAGTTGATGCTCGAGGCTCTCGCCGAGAACAACCTGCCGTTCCTCAACGGTGGCGAGCACGTCGGTTGGGCCCCGCACATCCCGATCTGGCTCTCGCTGACGGTCATCCTCGGCACGCTCGCCGTGGCCACCGTCGCCAGCCTGGTCAAGTCCTCCCGGGACCGCCGCCGCGAGCTGCTCGCCGTCAAGCACTGA
- the typA gene encoding translational GTPase TypA, translated as MQLRTDLRNVAIIAHVDHGKTTLVDAMLRQAGAYGARGETTERVMDSMDLEREKGITILAKNTGVRYLPADGSDPVTINIIDTPGHADFGGEVERGLTMVDGVVLLVDASEGPLPQTRFVLRKALKARMPIILVINKVDRPDARIKDVVDDTYELFLDLDADEEQIDFPIVYACARDGIASLTQPADGAVPEDSTSLEPLFRTLLDTIPPPAYDEDAPLQAHVTNLDASPFLGRLALCRVRQGTIGKGQTVSWCRTDGTIAKVRISELLMTEGLERKPADSAGPGDIIAVAGIPEIMIGETLADAEDPRPLPLITVDEPAISMTIGTNTSPLVGRVKGAKVTARMVKDRLDKELVGNVSLRVLPTERPDAWEVQGRGELALAILVEQMRRENYELTVGKPQVVTREIDGKTCEPVERLTIDAPDEYLGAITQLLATRKGRMEQLVNHGTGWIRMEWLVPARGLIGFRTEFLTETRGTGILHHVFESYEPWFGELRTRNNGSLVADRAGSVTAFAMTNLQERGQLFVEPGTEVYEGMIVGENSRSDDMDVNITKEKKLTNMRSSTADETEKLIPPRKLSLEQALEFCREDECVEVTPAAVRIRKVVLDQTQRARAAARRKHAG; from the coding sequence ATGCAGCTTCGCACCGACCTCCGCAACGTCGCCATCATCGCCCACGTCGACCACGGCAAGACCACGCTGGTCGACGCCATGTTGCGGCAGGCCGGCGCCTACGGCGCCCGCGGCGAGACGACCGAGCGGGTGATGGACTCGATGGACCTGGAACGGGAAAAGGGCATCACCATCCTCGCCAAAAACACCGGCGTGCGCTACCTCCCGGCGGACGGCTCCGACCCGGTCACCATCAACATCATCGACACCCCCGGCCACGCCGACTTCGGGGGCGAGGTGGAACGCGGACTGACCATGGTCGACGGGGTGGTCCTGCTCGTCGACGCCAGCGAGGGTCCCCTGCCGCAGACCCGCTTCGTGCTGCGCAAGGCGCTGAAGGCCCGGATGCCCATCATCCTGGTGATCAACAAGGTGGACCGCCCGGACGCCCGGATCAAGGACGTCGTGGACGACACCTACGAACTCTTCCTCGACCTCGACGCCGACGAGGAGCAGATCGACTTCCCGATCGTCTACGCCTGCGCCCGCGACGGCATCGCCTCGCTGACCCAGCCCGCCGACGGGGCCGTCCCCGAGGACAGCACCAGCCTCGAACCGCTGTTCCGCACCCTGCTCGACACCATCCCGCCGCCCGCCTACGACGAGGACGCCCCGCTGCAGGCCCACGTCACCAACCTCGACGCGTCCCCGTTCCTCGGCCGGCTCGCGCTGTGCCGGGTCCGGCAGGGCACCATCGGCAAGGGCCAGACCGTCTCCTGGTGCCGTACCGACGGCACCATCGCCAAGGTCCGCATCTCCGAGCTGCTGATGACCGAGGGCCTGGAGCGCAAGCCCGCCGACAGCGCCGGGCCCGGCGACATCATCGCGGTCGCCGGCATCCCCGAGATCATGATCGGCGAGACCCTCGCCGATGCCGAGGACCCCCGCCCGCTGCCGCTGATCACCGTCGACGAGCCGGCCATCTCGATGACCATCGGCACCAACACCTCCCCGCTGGTGGGGCGGGTCAAGGGCGCCAAGGTCACCGCCCGGATGGTCAAGGACCGCCTCGACAAGGAACTCGTCGGCAACGTGTCGCTGCGGGTGCTGCCCACCGAGCGCCCCGACGCCTGGGAGGTGCAGGGCCGGGGCGAACTCGCCCTGGCCATCCTGGTCGAGCAGATGCGCCGGGAGAACTACGAACTCACCGTCGGCAAGCCGCAGGTGGTCACCCGGGAGATCGACGGAAAGACCTGCGAGCCGGTCGAACGGCTCACCATCGACGCCCCCGACGAGTACCTCGGCGCGATCACCCAGCTCCTGGCCACCCGCAAGGGCCGGATGGAGCAGCTGGTCAACCACGGCACCGGCTGGATCCGGATGGAGTGGCTCGTGCCCGCCCGGGGCCTGATCGGCTTCCGCACCGAGTTCCTCACCGAGACCCGCGGCACCGGCATCCTGCACCACGTCTTCGAGTCCTACGAGCCGTGGTTCGGCGAGCTGCGCACCCGCAACAACGGCTCCCTGGTCGCCGACCGCGCCGGTTCGGTCACCGCGTTCGCCATGACCAACCTCCAGGAACGCGGCCAGCTCTTCGTCGAGCCGGGCACCGAGGTGTACGAAGGCATGATCGTCGGCGAGAACTCCCGCTCCGACGACATGGACGTCAACATCACCAAAGAGAAGAAGCTCACCAACATGCGCTCGTCGACCGCCGACGAGACCGAGAAGCTCATCCCGCCGCGCAAGCTCTCCCTGGAGCAGGCCCTGGAGTTCTGCCGCGAGGACGAGTGCGTCGAGGTCACCCCGGCCGCCGTCCGGATCCGCAAGGTCGTCCTCGACCAGACCCAGCGCGCCCGCGCCGCCGCCCGCCGCAAGCACGCCGGCTGA